In Rutidosis leptorrhynchoides isolate AG116_Rl617_1_P2 chromosome 2, CSIRO_AGI_Rlap_v1, whole genome shotgun sequence, one genomic interval encodes:
- the LOC139888408 gene encoding uncharacterized mitochondrial protein AtMg00810-like — MCLFKNKFNAYGNLSRYTSRIIANGRSQQIDADCDETFSPVVKSETIRIVLSLAILGTGYAQHLGLHQNRCDTSLFIYQHGSGIAYLLLYVDAIVLTTSSTNLLHLIIQSLHKEFSMTHLGPMNYFLASQHRVLPLDPTLYGGLAGVLHYLTFTHPDISYAVQQMCLFMYDLREQHLHALKWIVRYVQRTLNMGLQLYALSLTTLVSYFFADWAGCSTTKRSTFGYCIFLGLRSSILLFLAQVPRQNIKECPMMLLRHAGYIIFFVSFTAL, encoded by the exons atgtgttTATTTAAGAATAAGTTTAATGCATATGGTAACTTAAGCAGGTATACGTCGCGAATTATTGCTAATGGTCGCAGCCAACAGATTGATGCTGATTGTGATGAGACATTCAGTCCGGTTGTCAAATCGGAAACTATTCGCATAGTTCTCAGCTTAGCGATTCTCGGCACTG GATATGCTCAGCACCTTGGACTCCACCAAAACCGATGTGACActtctttatttatttatcaaCATGGATCCGGAATTGCTTACCTCCTCTTGTATGTGGATGCCATTGTGTTGACAACATCCTCCACTAACTTACTTCATCTGATTATTCAGTCTTTACATAAGGAATTTTCCATGACTCACTTAGGACCCATGAATTATTTCTTGGCATCTCAACATCGCGTACTGCCACTG GACCCGACTTTATATGGTGGCCTTGCAGGTGTATTACATTATCTCACCTTCACTCATCCAGACATCTCCTATGCAGTTCAACAAATGTGTCTTTTCATGTATGACCTGCGAGAGCAACACTTACATGCTCTCAAATGGATTGTTCGTTATGTTCAGAGAACTCTTAACATGGGATTACAGTTATATGCATTATCCCTTACCACTCTGGTTTCTTACTTTTTTGCTGATTGGGCCGGTTGCTCTACCACCAAACGCTCCACTTTTGGGTATTGTATCTTCCTTGGTCTTCGAAGCAGCATCTTACTCTTTCTCGCTCAAGTGCCGAGGCAGAATATCAAAGAGTGTCCAATGATGTTGCTGAGACATGCTGGATACATAATCTTCTTCGTGAGCTTCACTGCCCTCTAA